The following are encoded in a window of Panicum virgatum strain AP13 chromosome 5N, P.virgatum_v5, whole genome shotgun sequence genomic DNA:
- the LOC120674087 gene encoding uncharacterized protein LOC120674087 has protein sequence MGGGRPRPGRELTDTVTTTTQPHSLTATPRDRRATHVKKPRRSGQSAAAPQASPLPCVTPTAGCSSLGSAGAGWPPCVRPPSPKPMEAAAAVARRAGLLARARPGSRPRARAWERVVVGVGSAPSAARRRPLVASLGVGLPLPAQSSRGEHAVALEVREDEDEANSIVPAGNLPHPGTDEIAPVPGAKTVRVKFVLKKRCAFGQQFLVVGDDPALGLWDPSKATALDWSEDHVWTAKTDLPANELIEFKFLLRDASGHVCWQHGANRTLETTETTNILVVYEDWDHAMKQEVSEEEELSTGLEDVMFQDDLAGSNGATLAHNNVTTDENLKNKVAAVVADAPLQVVANETNQPQLILDKDQTVLEELRGEAKTVAQKGSNGDGTSLCQEGAQLANRPPSILENDLAWAGKAMHQVLRILGFQIGTTKT, from the exons ATGGGAGGGGGAAGGCCCCGGCCCGGCCGCGAGCTAACTGACACGGTCACCACGACCACACAGCCGCACAGCCTGACAGCCACCCCGCGCGATCGGCGTGCCACACACGTAAAAAAGCCACGAAGAAGTGGCCAAAGCGCAGCGGCCCCGCAGGCGAGTCCACTGCCGTGTGTCACTCCTACCGCCGGCTGCTCTTCCCTCGGCTCTGCAGGTGCAGGCTGGCCGCCGTGCGTCCGCCCGCCGAGTCCGAAGCCgatggaagccgccgccgccgtggcgcgccGCGCCGGTCTGCTCGCGCGGGCACGGCCGGGCAgcaggccgcgcgcgcgggcgtgggAACGCGTCGTCGTCGGTGTCGGCtcggcgccgtccgccgcccgaAGAAGGCCGCTCGTCGCGTCCCTCGGGGTCGGGTTGCCACTCCCGGCACAATCATCCCGGGGTGAGCACGCCGTGGCGCTGGAG GTGcgtgaggatgaggatgaggcgAACTCCATTGTTCCTGCCGGAAACCTGCCTCACCCCGGCACTGACG AGATCGCGCCAGTTCCCGGGGCCAAGACGGTGCGCGTCAAGTTCGTGCTGAAGAAGCGGTGCGCGTTCGGGCAGCAGTtcctcgtcgtcggcgacgaCCCGGCGCTGGGCCTGTGGGATCCGAGCAAGGCGACCGCTTTGGATTGGTCGGAAGACCACGTCTGGACGGCGAAGACG GATTTGCCGGCAAACGAGTTGATCGAGTTCAAGTTCTTGCTGCGAGATGCCTCGGGGCATGTTTGCTGGCAGCACGGCGCTAACAGAACCCTGGAGACGACTGAAACTACAAATATCTTGGTCGTCTACGAAGACTGGGATCACGCCATGAAACAGGAAGtatcggaggaagaagagctCTCGACCGGGCTGGAAGATGTGATGTTTCAAGACGACCTTGCAGGAAGCAATGGTGCAACCCTGGCACATAACAACGTCACAACGGATGAGAACCTGAAGAATAAGGTGGCAGCAGTCGTAGCAGATGCTCCTCTGCAGGTGGTAGCAAATGAAACGAACCAACCACAG CTGATATTGGACAAAGACCAGACGGTTCTAGAAGAGCTCCGTGGAGAAGCAAAAACAGTAGCACAAAAGGGCAGCAACGGCGATGGCACTAGCTTGTGTCAGGAAGGCGCCCAGCTGGCAAATAGGCCGCCAAGTATATTAGAGAACGACTTGGCCTGGGCCGGAAAAGCCATGCATCAGGTGCTCCGGATCCTCGGTTTCCAGATCGGCACAACAAAAACATGA
- the LOC120674086 gene encoding RNA polymerase II C-terminal domain phosphatase-like 2 isoform X1 — translation MAAPRPPPLGGPGGGPGGSGGAAPAAGAPAGVSMRMFHGEVFLGEMEVFPMKQGGEGGLPFPSNEIRVSHLSPPSERCPPLAILQTIAPFSVRCKLQSKLMPPLPSLHRLYLVCFNEFKSAVVVVGDEELHLVAMPTKSEKAPCFWCCSARSGLYASSVRMLNLRCLAIVFDLDETLIVANTMKSFEDRIEMLSRRMDVEDDPVRIAGMSAEIKRYIEDKELLKEFIDTDTVTDNGKIVGTQKEEVQPVSGGQERVFRPVIRLPERNAILTRINPEIRDTSVFVKLRPAWEELRSYLTAKGRKRFEVYVCTMAERDYALEMWRLLDPEGNLINPQQLSERITCVKSGSKKSLQNVFRDRGCHPKMAMVIDDRLNVWDDKDQHRVHVVPAYIPYYAPQAEMANAVPVLCVARNVACNVRGGFFREFDENLLRKVFELFYENGLLDLPYAPDVGDYLVCEDTNFVPSNKDQAPIPEGMRGAEVEKRLNGQLYRGEQREGQQMSSSTRSPDDEGMSFRGTGAGRNVQPNGGALAIAPSVFVTVLQEIGRLCDSKVEFRSTVSNGKSMQFSVEVLFSNEKIGVGIGKTRDEAQVQAAEKALQNLESSYLSFVAPIAGVPNKDSRKSPGSGNGFLEDVTCSDVDISMHEPSGSTLKQDHSNNLDKLSSVMSLIREHCLDDQQVVFRDQVQNSSPARIEEYHFQVELAGQILGRGSGSDRDIAKLLAAEEALKTLKSTSDPQIKKYLRPVSSLYRFTFSWN, via the exons ATGGCCgcgcctcgcccgccgccgctgggggGCCCTGGAGGCGGGCCCGGTGGCAgcggtggcgccgcccccgccgccggggcgCCCGCCGGGGTCAGCATGCGGATGTTCCACGGGGAGGTGTTCCTCGGCGAGATGGAGGTGTTCCCGATGAAGCAAGGGGGCGAGGGGGGCCTTCCGTTCCCCAGCAACGAGATCCGCGTCAGCCACCTCTCGCCGCCGAGCGAGAGgtgcccgccgctcgccatcctgCAGACCATCGCGCCCTTCTCTGTGCGATGCAAGCTGCAGTCCAAGCTGATGCCTCCCCTCCCGAGCCTCCACCGCCTGTACCTCGTTTGTTTCAACGAGTTCAAG AGTGCGGTGGTAGTGGTTGGAGACGAGGAGCTGCACCTAGTGGCAATGCCGACCAAGTCGGAAAAGGCGCCGTGCTTCTGGTGCTGCTCAGCACGCTCTGGCCTCTATGCATCCTCAGTCAGGATGCTCAACCTGCGCTGCCTTGCCATTGTGTTTGATCTTGATGAGACCCTTATTGTTGCCAATACAATGAAGTCCTTCGAGGATCGGATTGAGATGCTTTCCCGCAGGATGGATGTTGAAGATGATCCTGTGAGAATAGCAGGGATGTCTGCAGAAATCAAGCGGTACATAGAGGACAAGGAGCTTCTCAAAGAATTTATAGACACAGATACAGTTACGGACAATGGCAAAATAGTTGGAACCCAAAAGGAGGAGGTTCAACCTGTGTCTGGTGGTCAGGAGCGTGTTTTTCGTCCTGTTATCAGACTGCCTGAGAGGAATGCAATTCTGACTCGTATCAATCCAGAG ATTCGTGATACCAGTGTTTTCGTGAAGCTAAGGCCTGCTTGGGAGGAGTTGAGAAGCTACCTAACAGCAAAGGGAAGAAAGAGATTTGAGGTGTATGTATGTACAATGGCTGAGAGAGATTATGCTCTTGAGATGTGGAGACTTCTTGATCCAGAAGGCAACTTGATAAATCCGCAACAGCTTTCAGAACGCATAACTTGTGTAAAGTCAG GTTCCAAAAAGTCTCTGCAGAATGTCTTTCGAGACAGAGGATGCCATCCAAAGATGGCCATGGTAATTGATGACCGACTTaatgtttgggatgataaagATCAGCACAGGGTTCATGTTGTCCCAGCATATATTCCATACTATGCCCCACAAGCTGAG ATGGCAAATGCTGTTCCAGTTCTTTGTGTTGCAAGAAATGTTGCTTGCAATGTTCGTGGTGGTTTTTTCAG aGAGTTTGATGAGAATCTACTGAGGAAAGTGTTTgaactattctatgaaaatGGGTTACTGGATCTTCCATATGCACCAGATGTTGGTGACTACTTAGTCTGTGAG GATACTAATTTTGTACCAAGCAATAAAGATCAGGCTCCTATACCTGAGGGCATGAGGGGAGCTGAAGTAGAGAAGAGATTGAATGGACAG TTGTATCGGGGGGAGCAAAGGGAAGGACAGCAAATGTCATCTTCAACCCGTTCACCAG ATGATGAGGGGATGTCATTTCGAGGCACTGGAGCAGGTAGGAATGTCCAGCCGAATGGGGGCGCACTAGCAATAGCCCCCTCAGTATTTGTCACGGTGTTACAAGAAATTGGGCGACTATGTGACTCCAAG GTGGAATTCAGATCTACTGTAAGCAATGGCAAAAGTATGCAATTTTCTGTAGAG GTTCTGTTTAGTAATGAAAAAATTGGAGTAGGCATCGGAAAAACAAGAGATGAAGCCCAAGTTCAAGCTGCTGAAAAAGCTCTCCAAAATTTGGAGA GCAGTTATTTGTCATTCGTTGCTCCTATTGCTGGAGTTCCTAACAAAGATTCAAGGAAGTCCCCAGGGAGTGGAAATGGCTTTCTGGAGGATGTTACTTGTTCAGATGTTGATATTTCCATGCACGAACCTTCTGGAAGTACATTGAAACAGGATCATTCAAATAATTTGGATAAGTTGTCATCTGTTATGAGTCTTATTAGAGAACAT TGCTTGGACGACCAGCAAGTAGTGTTTCGAGATCAAGTCCAGAATTCTAGCCCAGCCAGAATCGAAGAATACCATTTTCAG GTTGAACTAGCTGGACAGATTCTTGGGAGGGGTTCTGGTTCGGACAGAGATATTGCAAAGCTTCTG GCTGCAGAAGAGGCATTGAAGACCTTAAAATCTACTAGTGACCCACAAATTAAGAAGTATCTGAGACCTGTAAG TTCGCTCTACAGATTCACCTTCTCATGGAACTGA
- the LOC120674086 gene encoding RNA polymerase II C-terminal domain phosphatase-like 2 isoform X2: MAAPRPPPLGGPGGGPGGSGGAAPAAGAPAGVSMRMFHGEVFLGEMEVFPMKQGGEGGLPFPSNEIRVSHLSPPSERCPPLAILQTIAPFSVRCKLQSKLMPPLPSLHRLYLVCFNEFKSAVVVVGDEELHLVAMPTKSEKAPCFWCCSARSGLYASSVRMLNLRCLAIVFDLDETLIVANTMKSFEDRIEMLSRRMDVEDDPVRIAGMSAEIKRYIEDKELLKEFIDTDTVTDNGKIVGTQKEEVQPVSGGQERVFRPVIRLPERNAILTRINPEIRDTSVFVKLRPAWEELRSYLTAKGRKRFEVYVCTMAERDYALEMWRLLDPEGNLINPQQLSERITCVKSGSKKSLQNVFRDRGCHPKMAMVIDDRLNVWDDKDQHRVHVVPAYIPYYAPQAEMANAVPVLCVARNVACNVRGGFFREFDENLLRKVFELFYENGLLDLPYAPDVGDYLVCEDTNFVPSNKDQAPIPEGMRGAEVEKRLNGQLYRGEQREGQQMSSSTRSPDDEGMSFRGTGAGRNVQPNGGALAIAPSVFVTVLQEIGRLCDSKVEFRSTVSNGKSMQFSVEVLFSNEKIGVGIGKTRDEAQVQAAEKALQNLESSYLSFVAPIAGVPNKDSRKSPGSGNGFLEDVTCSDVDISMHEPSGSTLKQDHSNNLDKLSSVMSLIREHCLDDQQVVFRDQVQNSSPARIEEYHFQVELAGQILGRGSGSDRDIAKLLAAEEALKTLKSTSDPQIKKYLRPVRCNG; encoded by the exons ATGGCCgcgcctcgcccgccgccgctgggggGCCCTGGAGGCGGGCCCGGTGGCAgcggtggcgccgcccccgccgccggggcgCCCGCCGGGGTCAGCATGCGGATGTTCCACGGGGAGGTGTTCCTCGGCGAGATGGAGGTGTTCCCGATGAAGCAAGGGGGCGAGGGGGGCCTTCCGTTCCCCAGCAACGAGATCCGCGTCAGCCACCTCTCGCCGCCGAGCGAGAGgtgcccgccgctcgccatcctgCAGACCATCGCGCCCTTCTCTGTGCGATGCAAGCTGCAGTCCAAGCTGATGCCTCCCCTCCCGAGCCTCCACCGCCTGTACCTCGTTTGTTTCAACGAGTTCAAG AGTGCGGTGGTAGTGGTTGGAGACGAGGAGCTGCACCTAGTGGCAATGCCGACCAAGTCGGAAAAGGCGCCGTGCTTCTGGTGCTGCTCAGCACGCTCTGGCCTCTATGCATCCTCAGTCAGGATGCTCAACCTGCGCTGCCTTGCCATTGTGTTTGATCTTGATGAGACCCTTATTGTTGCCAATACAATGAAGTCCTTCGAGGATCGGATTGAGATGCTTTCCCGCAGGATGGATGTTGAAGATGATCCTGTGAGAATAGCAGGGATGTCTGCAGAAATCAAGCGGTACATAGAGGACAAGGAGCTTCTCAAAGAATTTATAGACACAGATACAGTTACGGACAATGGCAAAATAGTTGGAACCCAAAAGGAGGAGGTTCAACCTGTGTCTGGTGGTCAGGAGCGTGTTTTTCGTCCTGTTATCAGACTGCCTGAGAGGAATGCAATTCTGACTCGTATCAATCCAGAG ATTCGTGATACCAGTGTTTTCGTGAAGCTAAGGCCTGCTTGGGAGGAGTTGAGAAGCTACCTAACAGCAAAGGGAAGAAAGAGATTTGAGGTGTATGTATGTACAATGGCTGAGAGAGATTATGCTCTTGAGATGTGGAGACTTCTTGATCCAGAAGGCAACTTGATAAATCCGCAACAGCTTTCAGAACGCATAACTTGTGTAAAGTCAG GTTCCAAAAAGTCTCTGCAGAATGTCTTTCGAGACAGAGGATGCCATCCAAAGATGGCCATGGTAATTGATGACCGACTTaatgtttgggatgataaagATCAGCACAGGGTTCATGTTGTCCCAGCATATATTCCATACTATGCCCCACAAGCTGAG ATGGCAAATGCTGTTCCAGTTCTTTGTGTTGCAAGAAATGTTGCTTGCAATGTTCGTGGTGGTTTTTTCAG aGAGTTTGATGAGAATCTACTGAGGAAAGTGTTTgaactattctatgaaaatGGGTTACTGGATCTTCCATATGCACCAGATGTTGGTGACTACTTAGTCTGTGAG GATACTAATTTTGTACCAAGCAATAAAGATCAGGCTCCTATACCTGAGGGCATGAGGGGAGCTGAAGTAGAGAAGAGATTGAATGGACAG TTGTATCGGGGGGAGCAAAGGGAAGGACAGCAAATGTCATCTTCAACCCGTTCACCAG ATGATGAGGGGATGTCATTTCGAGGCACTGGAGCAGGTAGGAATGTCCAGCCGAATGGGGGCGCACTAGCAATAGCCCCCTCAGTATTTGTCACGGTGTTACAAGAAATTGGGCGACTATGTGACTCCAAG GTGGAATTCAGATCTACTGTAAGCAATGGCAAAAGTATGCAATTTTCTGTAGAG GTTCTGTTTAGTAATGAAAAAATTGGAGTAGGCATCGGAAAAACAAGAGATGAAGCCCAAGTTCAAGCTGCTGAAAAAGCTCTCCAAAATTTGGAGA GCAGTTATTTGTCATTCGTTGCTCCTATTGCTGGAGTTCCTAACAAAGATTCAAGGAAGTCCCCAGGGAGTGGAAATGGCTTTCTGGAGGATGTTACTTGTTCAGATGTTGATATTTCCATGCACGAACCTTCTGGAAGTACATTGAAACAGGATCATTCAAATAATTTGGATAAGTTGTCATCTGTTATGAGTCTTATTAGAGAACAT TGCTTGGACGACCAGCAAGTAGTGTTTCGAGATCAAGTCCAGAATTCTAGCCCAGCCAGAATCGAAGAATACCATTTTCAG GTTGAACTAGCTGGACAGATTCTTGGGAGGGGTTCTGGTTCGGACAGAGATATTGCAAAGCTTCTG GCTGCAGAAGAGGCATTGAAGACCTTAAAATCTACTAGTGACCCACAAATTAAGAAGTATCTGAGACCTGTAAG ATGCAATGGCTGA